A window from Citrus sinensis cultivar Valencia sweet orange chromosome 5, DVS_A1.0, whole genome shotgun sequence encodes these proteins:
- the LOC102618022 gene encoding coumarin 8-geranyltransferase 1b, chloroplastic-like, whose product MTQRHGAVANTSPSNKSPSIKCYSQRSFHLPNQNKIALNNEGIISNRNDQKPLNNQLVPLALEDGCALQSEDDNTAAAAPSVLEVFKKKLVAINHLVRSYTWIHRNEIRVLFLQVFTSVSVSLLPVIVPTLLMNTFLTALNQICDVEIDKINKPYLPLASGDLSRGTAMAICIGSAILSFTLAIMAGSPPLLWIQILGFLSGCAYSLPLPFLRWKSHTFMAPLCLVIMMGLTALPFCMHMQDLPDVEGDKKFGMNTLCVVLGKEKVLPLCVNMMLVGYGCALVAGASSSFMINKLVTIIGHSILALILWIQSKKVDLDNFESTFAFCMLTWKLNYVEYILIHFLR is encoded by the exons ATGACACAAAGACACGGCGCCGTCGCAAACACAAGTCCGAGCAACAAGTCCCCATCAATCAAATGCTACTCCCAAAGATCATTTCATTTaccaaatcaaaacaaaattgcaCTCAATAATGAGGGTATAATTAGCAATAGAAATGATCAGAAACCGTTGAACAATCAGCTTGTTCCTTTGGCGTTGGAAGATGGTTGTGCATTACAATCTGAGGATGATAACACAGCAGCTGCAGCTCCGAGCGTTTTGGAAGTTTTCAAGAAGAAGCTCGTTGCAATCAACCATCTAGTTCGTTCATACACGTGG ATTCACAGAAATGAGATCCGAGTTTTGTTTTTACAGGTTTTTACGAGTGTATCAGTTTCTTTACTTCCA GTCATAGTCCCCACATTACTGATGAACACTTTTCTGACGGCTTTAAACCAGATTTGTGATGTTGAAATAGACAAG ATTAACAAGCCGTATCTCCCGCTTGCTTCCGGGGACTTGTCAAGGGGAACTGCAATGGCAATTTGTATAGGAAGTGCAATCTTG AGTTTTACTTTGGCAATTATGGCTGGATCTCCACCACTTCTCTGGATCCAAATCTTGGGTTTTCTAAGCGGATGCGCTTACTCCCTGCCA CTCCCCTTTCTTAGATGGAAGTCACACACATTTATGGCTCCACTCTGTCTCGTGATTATGATGGGATTGACAGCATTACCTTTTTGCATGCACATGCAG GATTTGCCAGACGTGGAAGGcgataaaaaatttggcatgAATACGCTGTGTGTCGTtttaggaaaagaaaaa GTCCTTCCACTTTGCGTCAATATGATGTTAGTTGGCTACGGATGTGCTCTAGTAGCTGGGGCTTCCTCATCTTTCATGATAAACAAGCTTGTCACC ATAATTGGCCACAGCATACTTGCTTTGATTTTGTGGATTCAATCTAAAAAGGTTGATCTTGACAATTTTGAATCAACATTTGCTTTTTGCATGTTAACTTGGAAG TTAAATTATGTTGAATACATCCTTATCCATTTTCTACGAtaa